In Raphanus sativus mitochondrion, complete genome, a single window of DNA contains:
- the matR gene encoding maturase (start codon not determined), translated as RKKEGLKFRPLTVVLPIEKIMKEAIRMVLESIYDPEFPDTSHFRSGQGCHSVLRRIKEEWGISRWFLEFDIRKCFHTIDRHRLIQILKEEIDDPKFFYSIHKVFSAGRLVGVERGPYSVPHSVLLSALPGNIYLHKLDQEIGRIRQKYEIPIVQRVRSVLLRTGRRIDDQENPGEEASFNAPQDNRAIIVGSVKSMQRKAAFHSLVSSWHTPPTSTLRLRGDQKRPFVFPPSSALAVFLNKPSSLLCAAFLIEAAGLTPKAEFYGGERCNNNWAMRDLLKYCKRKGLLIELGGEAILVIRSERGLARKQAPLKTHYLIRICYARYADDLLLGIVGAVELLIEIQKRIAHFLQSGLNLWVGSAGSTTIAARSTVEFLGTVIREVPPRTTPIQFLRELEKRLRVKHRIHITACHLRSAIHSKFRNLGDSIPIKQLTKGMSKTGSLQDGVQLAETLGTAGVRSPQVSVLWGTVKHIRQGVPRGISFLHSSGRSNASSDVQQVVSRSGTHARKLSLYTPPGRKAAGEGGGHWAGSISSEFPVKIEAPIKKILRRLRDRGIISRRRPWPIHVACLTNVSDEDIVNWSAGIAISPLSYYRCRDNLYQVRTIVDHQIRWSAIFTLAHKHKSSARNIIPKYSKDSNIVNQEGGKILAEFPNSIELGKLGPGQDLNKKEHSTTSLV; from the coding sequence AGAAAGAAAGAAGGGTTGAAGTTTAGACCGCTCACAGTAGTTCTACCTATAGAAAAGATCATGAAAGAGGCGATCAGAATGGTACTCGAATCCATTTACGATCCCGAGTTTCCAGACACATCGCATTTCCGCTCGGGTCAAGGCTGCCACTCGGTCCTAAGACGGATCAAAGAAGAGTGGGGAATCTCTCGCTGGTTTTTAGAATTCGACATCAGGAAGTGTTTTCACACCATCGATCGACATCGACTCATCCAAATTTTGAAGGAAGAGATCGACGATCCCAAGTTCTTTTACTCCATTCATAAAGTCTTTTCCGCCGGACGACTCGTAGGAGTTGAGAGGGGCCCTTACTCCGTCCCACACAGTGTACTACTATCGGCCCTACCAGGCAACATCTACCTACACAAGCTCGATCAGGAGATAGGGAGGATCCGACAGAAGTATGAAATTCCGATTGTTCAGAGAGTCAGATCGGTTCTATTAAGGACAGGTCGTCGTATTGATGACCAAGAAAACCCTGGAGAAGAAGCAAGCTTCAACGCTCCCCAAGACAACAGAGCCATCATTGTGGGGAGCGTTAAGAGCATGCAACGCAAAGCGGCCTTTCATTCCCTTGTTTCGTCGTGGCACACCCCCCCCACAAGCACCCTCCGGCTCAGGGGGGACCAGAAAAGGCCTTTCGTTTTCCCCCCTTCGTCGGCCCTTGCCGTCTTCCTTAACAAGCCCTCGAGCCTTCTTTGCGCCGCCTTCCTCATAGAAGCCGCCGGGTTGACCCCGAAGGCCGAATTCTATGGTGGAGAACGCTGTAATAATAATTGGGCCATGAGAGACCTTCTTAAGTATTGCAAAAGAAAGGGCCTGCTGATAGAGCTGGGCGGGGAGGCGATACTAGTTATCAGGTCAGAGAGAGGCCTGGCCCGTAAGCAGGCCCCCTTAAAAACCCATTACTTAATAAGGATTTGTTACGCGCGATATGCCGACGACTTACTACTGGGAATCGTGGGTGCCGTAGAGCTTCTCATAGAAATACAAAAACGTATCGCCCATTTCCTACAATCCGGCCTGAACCTTTGGGTAGGCTCCGCAGGATCAACAACAATAGCTGCACGGAGTACGGTAGAATTCCTCGGTACGGTCATTCGGGAAGTCCCTCCGAGGACGACTCCCATACAATTTTTGCGAGAGCTGGAAAAGCGTCTACGGGTAAAGCACCGTATCCATATAACTGCTTGCCACCTACGCTCCGCCATCCATTCAAAGTTTAGGAATCTAGGTGATAGTATCCCGATCAAACAGCTGACGAAGGGGATGAGCAAAACAGGGAGTCTACAGGACGGGGTTCAACTAGCGGAGACTCTTGGAACAGCTGGAGTCAGAAGTCCCCAAGTTAGCGTATTATGGGGGACCGTCAAGCACATCCGGCAAGGCGTTCCTCGGGGGATCTCGTTCTTGCATAGCTCAGGTCGGAGCAACGCGTCATCGGACGTTCAACAGGTAGTCTCACGATCGGGCACTCATGCCCGTAAGTTGTCATTGTATACTCCCCCGGGTCGGAAGGCGGCGGGGGAGGGAGGAGGACACTGGGCGGGATCTATCAGCAGCGAATTCCCCGTAAAGATAGAGGCACCTATAAAAAAGATACTCCGAAGGCTTCGGGATCGAGGTATCATTAGCCGAAGAAGACCCTGGCCAATCCACGTGGCCTGCTTGACGAACGTCAGCGACGAAGACATCGTAAATTGGTCCGCGGGCATCGCGATAAGTCCTCTGTCCTACTACAGGTGCCGCGACAACCTTTACCAAGTCCGAACGATTGTCGACCACCAGATTCGCTGGTCTGCAATATTCACCCTAGCCCACAAGCACAAATCCTCGGCGCGGAATATAATCCCCAAGTACTCCAAAGACTCAAATATTGTAAATCAAGAAGGTGGTAAGATCCTTGCAGAGTTCCCCAACAGCATAGAGCTTGGGAAGCTCGGACCCGGTCAAGACCTGAACAAGAAGGAACACTCAACTACTAGTCTAGTCTAG